Genomic DNA from Puntigrus tetrazona isolate hp1 chromosome 6, ASM1883169v1, whole genome shotgun sequence:
CATTTCTGACactacagaaatatttttttaatatatagagatatataaattaaacaggACGAGTGTAATGCAGCCAGCCTATGTTCTGTTTAAATTGCTGCTTTACGTCAAATACATGAAATACCAGCTAGTAAGATAAACAGGGTTTGGGCCCTGCACAGGAATATCCCTTACGGTTCTGACAACAGCTAGCGCAAGACGACCAGCTATGCAATATTCATACAGCAGAAGAGTCGATGGAATGTGTCAAAAAACTCGattacaataataatcaataGAAGTAAACATTcttcagtattaaaaaaaaaccaaaacgttAAGGAACACAAAACCTTGTGAAACGACATACATGTACATCTCTTTCTGAACTGCCACAGACAATCGGCAGCATTTCAGTGCAGCAGGCATTTCTCAATCCAAGCATCAAACgtatcaaaacaacaaaaacttgaTATACACTCAACACTATTATTGGTGCAAATATTGGTCTTACAACATCATATGCTGTCcacgacttttttttttttctttttttacaacagCTAACTTAGTACAAATGTAAAGTGATGCAGCTGTATTGCAGTATTTTTGCCCGTTGAAAGACTAAAGACCCGTTTCAGTCACCAGGACTCATGGAGCAAGTATAAGGGAAGGGAGAAAAACGGCCTACACTGTTCACCGAACAGTAGCGCAATACACACaagctatttttcttttctttgtttgtttgttgatcTCAGTCCAAGTTCTTCTCAAAGGTTGCCATTATGTCACTCTGCATGGTCATATCAATGACTCCGGACATCTAAGAGAAACAACATTAAGAAGTATTAACATcgtgaaaacattattattctgATTACGAGTAATAATACTCCATTTATTAGCAAcataagaattaaattaaaataaatacatttttaatcctaatattaattataattattaacctAATTGGTAAATCatgtctaaaaaaaactaaacaaaaaaaaaaaaaaacataatgagatgtttaaatatattacgattacaaatgatttaaggtttattgttatattagtagtgttttttttgtcatttatgatttaaaataaataaaggcatgTTATTACGTATTATAAACATAACTTTGTTAAAGTCAACAATTATATGGCAAGAACAATAACattgtttaatgttattaataaaaccacaatgtatatttttggttattaatgctaataaacaacattgcagttattaaacattatgataaacattattatataataaaagtaacaatatatgtatatctagAAGAACATAACTAATtggaaaaaatgtttggaacgacatggagagtaatgacagaatttacatttttgggcgAACGATCCCTTTAAAATATCAACATCTCAAAAGTTGCTTTCTAGAATACTTGGCGCAAAGTACTAACAGCCTCTCTCCTGCGGCGCTCCTGCTCTCTCTTGCGGGCCATCTCTCGTTCTCGGTCAACAGCGCTCTGTGGGAGAGACGATGGCTCAGGAGGTTTGGGGGTATCCAAGATGGCTGCCATCAGAGGCAGCTCTGCCGACTCCACTTCTGGCTTTGAAGGCGGGCAGTCCGGCTTGGTTTTTTGAAGCTGCTGCGTCAGACtagaaatcattaaaaagcCACAGTTAGCTAGATCAGCGAGAACAGTCAAAATCACAATCACATGGGGCCATGACTGCAAATTAATAATGGAACAGAAACTTCGAATGTATTTGTCAAACTTGTAGTTTTTGAAACTGAGCCATGGGAAGCTGTGGTCAGCTGGAATCACGTCTCCAGCCATGCAGAGATTGAAACTCTTCCAAAAATCTAACTTACGTAACACCGCTTTATACACTGCAGCCTTAAAAATAAGATTCTGTTTATACCCGCTTTTGTCTGCGCTGCTCTTCTCTCGACCGGCCTCCATCTGCAGCTTACGAGCCCTCTCTCGTTCCTCTTTCTCCATGGCAACTTTGCGAAACTGCTGGAAACTTTCCTTGGATGATTTGATTGGGCAAGGAGTCTGAGTTGCCATCTTCCCCAAGCTTGTCCAGGAGTCTGCATGCTTTAGGACAATATCCTTAAACACGCACGAACAGGTCCAAGTTATCAGAGAGAACACCAAAGAAcgcacttttcatttttgctgcCCATGTAAAGCTTTGGTACCTTTTTAGGTAGGTTGGATTTGGCATCATGAATGGGCTTGCATAGTTCACTGCCGTCATACTTGGCTCCTAGAAAACGTGAAGACGACCCATTTCAAAAAAAGACTCAAGAAACCActgagaggaggaaaaaaaaaaaaaaaaaaaaaaaaaagggaggagAGGACTCTTGAGGAAAGTGGCAAAAGAAATGCTGACCGTGCATTTTGTGCAGCTGAATGGAGGGCTCTTCCAGtgtctctgagcagctctgctCATCCCTCATGTTGGTTAATGGACTCTCATGCAGAGGTGACAACAATTTACACTGCTGCAGAGAGAAAGCAAGTACAAAACAAAGTGATGCGCGTCTCAAACGACAATGACCAGGCTGAACACTATTGTCCGCTtattcaatgaaaacaaaatactgtAGATCCCATTATAATCGGTGGTGCCATCCACACTGGATGCGGCGTGATCTCTAAACAGATGCCTCACTCCGTTTGTGATGTACTCATAAGAGCCAGTCTGCAGATTTGAGTTGACAGATTTAAGTGTGTAGGAGAGGACTCTGGGACTCTCCTACAGACTATTTCAGACTGCAGCCGTTTTCCATCTACCTATTTTTATGCACACTTtgaaaaatggcattaaaaaaaatctgtatggAAATGGAAAGAAGCACAAATTCTGAAACGGTTACTGAATAAATTCCTatgtgcatcaaaaaaaaaaaaaggtaatgtgGCATTGCACGATGGAAGGGGATAACTCTAGAGACCCACCAGTTGAGAAATGCTTATTTAGAGTATAACGGTCAGTTTTTCCCTATGTGACGGGGTACAAACTCAACAGGCATCATACTCTTGGCTGTTTATTccaattttgttttgtgtttttcaccaTACAGAGACAAGTTAAGCAGAATCTAAATTACCTCAAACTGAGAGCTGGAGGTAGGCTGGCATCCTGTGACAGGCACGGCCGCGGGAGGTGAGGTCAGAGGTGACAGAAGAGGAGGAACACCTTCACaaatgaggagagaaagagacattaCTTTGAATTAGTGTCCTGTTTTACACGTGCACTAAAGTGGCGGTATAACTGAGAGACGTGCAGATGGAAAGAGAtgacaactcaaaacaaagcacCAGTTACGATGGACACACAATGTCACTCCACAACGGAAGGGCGAAGTTGCAGATGCGCAATGTTAACAGAGCGAGGGAAGCGAGCGAGGGGCGGAGATTGGCGGGCGGCGGAGGTGACATCAATCGACCTCTTACCTTCCTGCTCAGATTTAAGTGGAGGCTCCGCTGCAGCAGCAGGCGACGGGGGGCCGACCTGAGAGACCTGTGGGTCGAGTGAGGGACTGTGGGGGAATGACGGGTCTGAAAGGAGTGAGGTTGGTGTGTGCGGGGGGACGGACACGTGGGAGGATTTGAGTGGCGTGGTTGTGTCATCTTTACAGGGGGAGGTGGCGGAAGTGTTACATAAAGGGTCGATGTCCTGGTCTGGAGGTAGGTTGAGCGGTAAAGGGGCAGGCCAGGTTTTACGAGGTAGtggggcagcttttccactagGTCTGGACGGCTGAGGAGGCAGCCGGCTGTGTAACGCTGTTGCAGGAGGATGGACAGAAAAGTGTTGAAGTGATAAACCAAATCAAAACCTGTTCTTCAAAAGCAGTATTATAAAAGGAATCATTTATGGACGTCATTTCATTTGTCGTTTACATCATGAGGTGGCCACAGAAAACACATCAACGTGAACGAAGTATGAATAATAACCTGGGATCGCCATGATGACGTCCTCGGCAGGATGCTTTGCTTGTTGTGACGCAAACAGGTCTTTGGAGTCTGCCTCCGAGACTAACGACGCTGGACGAGACTGGCACGTCACGACTGAGGAAGAAGAACAGTCCTTTACCTCAGCAAGGGCCTGCCGCGATGCCTGTTTGAGGAGGGGGACAAGGGGGCAATATTTCACTCAGGAAAAAGCTGGCACTACACGAAGTGAAATGCTCCACGTGCCAAACATTAAAAGGAGTGGGAGTAGGCCATGTAATATTGGTGGTCTATTATTGGCTTGTGTGCTTTTTaccttgtttttaattttgtggcCATTGCCAGGGGCTTTGCTTTGCTTCCTCTTAGCTTTCTGTTCTGTAAGACACGCACAATGCACACTGAGGTCATTTCACTTCAGTCATGACTGCGGGAAAAAGCCAACCCCATCCCAAGGGCTTTCCTGCTGATTTactctatttatattttgttgctGGAGTTTAGATAAATTGTATATGCAATTTAAGTACTATAAATGGTGTATCAATCACTgtgtatcaaaaaaaaaaaaaaaaaaaaaaattatatatatatatatatatatatatatatatatatatatatatatatatatatatatatatatatatataaatttctttCCTAAATAATGTGCACAGCTTGTGAAAGTGTTCTGTGACTAAGTaaataatgagaataaaaaaactaaaaatgtgaaacaacaaagcaaagggaaagaaaacacaacactTATCTTACCATACAACAGTTGtctatgaaaatgtgttttatttaaaatctctggGTGTTAAACACCATGCTTAATGGGTAAGCTTTATACCCGTTTAGGTAAATAGAATTCACACATCTACAAAATATACAACAGACTTTAAGCAGGACAAGCGGTGGCCTCTCATGTTTTGGTCCTACATTCCACGTTCCATCTATAGTTTACAATCCAAGCACCTCACATACAACATATCGATGTTTGCTTTTACAATCTATTGTAGATTATCATTACATGTACATCTCTGCATAACCTCAAACAAGTACAAGGTGAAATTACAATGTAATGCAACAGATTCAAAAACTCTTAACAGGGACAATAGCTTATGATACACAAACTGCTGTACTCTTAGGTATGTTTAGTGAAGGTCCAAATTGGAacctgacctttttttttttttttttttaacttgaaagCATATAAAGCAAAAGAAAACCATAACAAAAGCCAGCTGGTCTTAAACTTGTCTTAAACTACagcaataacataaaaaaataaagtgattgtgatgaaacaagaacaaaatatcaaacataggaaaacaaataaataatagcacccaacaaaaaaaaaactgagaagagACAACTTACTCTTTTACTAATTTTGAGCCAAAAGTGCACAATTTTCTTTACAttacaaaagtgaaaaaagacaaagtgaacacaaaaaaggaacataaaacattttataattgggaattttttttttgctgtgtaatAATCAAATACTTGTCGTCCAGAGGGTGAAATAAGCAAATTGTATAATGCTAGGGACGTGTCCAGCTTTAcaatttttggtttgttttctgcATCAGTGGCCAGATTGGTATCGGGGAAAACAGACTGGCCTGAGAAACAGTGAATGGATAAAAGCGTTGGTGGGTAGGTGTGAAGCAGCTAACCTGAATCAGAGTCACAGCTATCAGAGGAGCTAGAGTCACTACTACTGCTGTCAGAGCTGGccgagctgctgctgctgtcactCAGACGAGACGGACGGCTCAGCTCTTTACTCTCCCCTTCAGCTTCAACTGCACACAGAAGGGGAAACGTAGGTTTATACTGCATTTATATGACTACATCAAAAAGAAggaatgaacaaataaacaccTATACTTACTTTTGGCATTTTTAACATTCGATTCTCCGTTTGTGTGTTGCAGCTCTTTGTCCGCTTCCTTGATTTTAGACTTCTTTTGGAGCTTCTTttctaataatgtaaaaaatcattacattaaTCACACAATAAATTTTACACACCAATTTTCTAAGGGGCACTTTTAAGCACTAATTGCGTTTAAGggttgtaaataatatttatttggtcttttatgcaaaatacaaaTTGTCTCTATTACGGGTAATGAaagtttcatattttgattttgggggCATGTTTCAACTCAAACCACAGGCTGAAATGCATGCAAggtccaaaaataaaataaaatgaaaaataatttttgttatatgCATCTATTTTtgccttatttgttcaacaactCTCAAAAGATTAGCTCaacaaatcactttttaaaaacccTCCAGTGATGggtaaatttcatttaaaagcagtgCTTGTGAGCTTTATacgctccaaaagcggcacctagtggcaaagaattaatctgcattttcattcagaccaacaagtgggtggGCAATATGCAGTTTCATTTAGTCTATGTATTAAGGATCACTTTCACACTTAAAATAATGTACTGCTATGCTgcaagcattacattttttccagATAATAACAAAAAGTGTCCCGTCTTGTTATATGTacttttatgaaaaacaaattcaaatacTTCAAATCTGCATGCCATTTCACTTGGTGTGAAAAGCATTTTATACCATCTTTCACACAAATGTGTCCCAGCATGAAAAACCCTTAATATTGACAAAACACTGCTTACTGTCAGATTCTTTCGGTTTCTTTCGGAGGCAAGCGACAACATAACACTCAAGAGCTCGAAGAGTTGAAGGTTTGAGAGTCTCAAAGTCGATCTCGATCTCTTCAGGGTCCGTGTCCCTAAGCAAGGGTTCTCGCGCCTTGATGATGTTCACAACTTTGCCAAGCTTGTCTCCGGGAAGCTTGTTAATGTCCAAACTCAGCTGCCGTTTCTCCTCGTAAGACATGGGTAATGTATTCATCTCTTCTTCTGAGTCATAAGCTCTACTCTCTTTCCGCCTGAGAACAAAGTTGACgtcattttgatttctttgaGAATTTGTCTTGACATAAAACTCATCATCCACCTTATTTTTCCACACAGAAGCAAGCAgttgtgtgtgaatgtgcaaGACTTCCGGTTCATTAGCCACTGCAggtaaatgttgaaaaaaaaaagaataataaaataaaatccagtGAACGGTAAGTGCGTTTATACTACAATTAAGATAGGGctagtacattaaaataatatcacagGACAGACCAAATTGCAGTATCAGGcagcaaaacaaataactgAGAGTGGATTAGACCGGAAGCctgacattaaataaaaaaaaatggctgcaACTGCTATTACGGAAAAAATAAAGTAGATAAGGGTAGAAAAGGGCGTGATGTGTACCCACAAGCCCCACACATTTTCTTACCCTGATGACTTGCTGTTAGACCTCTTCTGTATTTTTGCTGGTTTCTTCATTTCGTCACCTTTTCGCTTACTggactctctttctttcttcctcttcttcttggacttttcctttttctttggtTTCAAGAGAGGAGTTTGGGTCAGCAACTGCAGCTGCTCTCGCACTGCTTTCAGCTGGTAAGTAAAGACAGAAATGACATTATATAAGGATGCACATATAAACACTGTCAATCTATAGTTCGAAACTTAGCAAGCTATTTTTTCCACTGCCTACTGTACAAAACATCCAAACCCTTACAGAAGGCTGCTTTCGAATGCTCATACAGAAGATTTGACTTGGCGACATGCTTAAGCACAGTACCTATTAAGTTCATGGCACatgatattaaattataaaatcgCTTCTCGGAATTGCTGTTGCAGCAAAGAATACAAGCAGTACTGGCATATTGGGAACGACTCTGATGGCGTGACGGTTTTGGAACAGAGGATGAGTGTAGAGGTGAGGGGACTCAAATGTGTATATGCAAGTCTTACCtgttcctccaggctggcaagCCTCTGCGCTctctcctcttcatcttccGTGTCAGAGGAGTTTTCTGAGGGCGACGATGATTCGCTGTCACTGCTCTCAGAGCTGGACGGACTGTGCGCCCTCTCCTTCCTTACTCTGTTCTGACTAGATGATGGTGCTGAATTCCTCGGCTCATCAGGAATCTTTGTGAAGCGAAACTCAAAAACatcctggggaaaaaaaaaaccaaaccatTCCACATGTATGAAAATAAGACAAACAACggattttttaaaagatgacCAAACCACCTAAAGACACACCTGAAGTTTTCTTGCCATGGCAACTACCTCATGGCCGGGTGGATTATATTTGTAGCAGTTTGAGAACATTAATCGCACATCTGCAGCGAATTGCAATGCATCGGTGTACTCGCGGCCTTCCATCTTTTtctattagaaaaaaataagccCATTACATATAAAACCAAATCAACGAGCGAAGCTTATCcagtaatattaacaaaatcGAGATACTCACTTTGATGGTACTCATATCCATAGGTTGGTGAATGATTTCATGATAATCAAGGAGGCCCAGTGCCTTAGCATCCACAGGTTTATAAAAGGGCCAAGCGTAAGCAGAATGCTTTTTGGCAAACATCTCTTTCAGGATGGCATTGCAGTATTTGAGTCTCTCTGAGAGTTTGGTCCTTCTGCCCACCTGATGCTGTGGTGGTGATTCAGGAAGGTCTTTGCAGGGAGGTTTGATGGGTCGGCCGCTGCCTCGCCTGGAGAATAACTTAAGGACTTTTGGTTCTGTTACACAAGGGGACGACTCACAGCTGGTGATGGAAGAGGCAGAAGGGGTCGTAGTGtctgcttttcttttcacaccatttttcaactgaaagaaaaaggTACATGCAGATTGCAGTGAACTAAAAATTATAtgcaatgtctgtttttttctgtacttttccTCCTTTAGAAAACATTCCATAATTCAGTATGAGACAACCAAGCAGCCCTTATGTCTGTCAAAAAGGCAAAACTACACTAATTCTTGGCAAACACTAGAGCCCGGTTTCAGGATTAGGCCatatagttcaattaggacatttaagcaatttaaaaaaaaaaaaaaaaaaaaacgatgtcTGACTTGAGATATTTTGCATCATATGTcgagtcataggtcagccaagaagctgaAACTCTGCCctcttacaaaataaaagcgcaagtcagttatttactttatcattttaaaactagaaatattttttgttacaaaaacctgtctgtgaaaccagagGTAGGTCTCATTTACTAATAATGACACAGATTACTTACATTAATACAACTTTTGCCTAAATCCCAATAtattaacatgctttttttcccctaaccactttgtaatgttaatgaatttaaaGTATTCTGAATGAGCAATCACATACCCAAAGTTAGTAATCTGCACAGAACACGTCTACATCTCGGTTTAAGGGCTTTCCACAAAACCTTTCCTTTACAGCCTCAGAGCAAACATGACAGTCTCTAAACACACATTCTTTCCTGAGAGACAAAAGAACACAAGCACCTCCTACAGAGATCTACAATACGGGTActtgcattattaatataaaaagattgAATCTAAATGTTTACAGGGCCACagaagtgtgcatttattttgcttatgcTTGGTTTTTAGCCATCTATTCATTTTGTTCCAATtcataatactttttattacaaaagtTGAGCAATTTGTTTGTGACAACACTTGCAGACAGATTTCACACACTAATTTGTGAGTATGCCTTTTCCTAAAGAAAATGACAGGGATTTGACAGGAAGTGGAGGAGAAAAGTGATAGGGACTGGAAAGGTCCACAAGATGGGACTCAAACCTAAGTTGACTAAAGTGCTTCCCACTATGCATTATACCACATACTTTGAGAATGTTTACATAGACATCAGTATTCTAATGAATTTATCTTATTGTAATATGCAATAATATGATTAACATGAGTAGCTTTTAGAATATTCCCTTTATGTTCCCGTTGTTGACGGAGATGGATTAACGGCACAGGGTATGACTTCCCATCCATCATTCCCTCCAGAACGTCACGTTTTCTTTATTGTTTCGTTAAAAATTTCACTAAACCTTCAAATGCATTGTCATGATTCAAGCAAACAGACGAATTCAGATGCAAATACACCAGCAACCGCTCTTTCATTCGGCAACATTTCGTTCGTACCCACATAAACTCAGAAGGACTGGACGAGAGCGAGTAGTAAGGACTGGTGAgagttgttttaattaaattttagtttGTCAGTTGACCACTGCTGTGTATTTATCCTGTTGCAAAGTGTGGCAAAAAGTGCTATACGACAGTAATAACACGATTAAGGTCTgcactacaaaacaaaaaaggatgACTCCACGTCTTAATCTTATTTGTGTCATTCAACATCTGTTTACGTGGTAGATTTTTAGTCAGAGTATTGCTGTCCGCACAAGCACATTGATTACTGTAAAAACCAGATGTGCAATGAATGATAACACCGGAGTTCTGATACTGCTGAGACATGTTAAAAGTTCAAGTGGTTAGAAAGGAACTTACTTTGGCTGTGAGTTGTGCAGACAGGGGAGCAGAGGGAATGGAGTGGAGAGCATCC
This window encodes:
- the brdt gene encoding bromodomain testis-specific protein isoform X2, translating into MSDVKPPPNFTMNGNPPSPEFKNPKRPGRLTNQLQYLEKVVIKSLWRHQFSWPFRQPVDAVRLNLPDYYSIIKNPMDLSTIKKRLENNYYWKAMECIEDFNTMFTNCYVYNRSGDDIVLMAQALEKLFLEKVAKIPQDEFEISALTTKAPVKGGRKSTAVLKRPQSPVSEVVFQQTVTVIPPDALHSIPSAPLSAQLTAKLKNGVKRKADTTTPSASSITSCESSPCVTEPKVLKLFSRRGSGRPIKPPCKDLPESPPQHQVGRRTKLSERLKYCNAILKEMFAKKHSAYAWPFYKPVDAKALGLLDYHEIIHQPMDMSTIKKKMEGREYTDALQFAADVRLMFSNCYKYNPPGHEVVAMARKLQDVFEFRFTKIPDEPRNSAPSSSQNRVRKERAHSPSSSESSDSESSSPSENSSDTEDEEERAQRLASLEEQLKAVREQLQLLTQTPLLKPKKKEKSKKKRKKERESSKRKGDEMKKPAKIQKRSNSKSSGRKESRAYDSEEEMNTLPMSYEEKRQLSLDINKLPGDKLGKVVNIIKAREPLLRDTDPEEIEIDFETLKPSTLRALECYVVACLRKKPKESDKKKLQKKSKIKEADKELQHTNGESNVKNAKIEAEGESKELSRPSRLSDSSSSSASSDSSSSDSSSSDSCDSDSEQKAKRKQSKAPGNGHKIKNKASRQALAEVKDCSSSSVVTCQSRPASLVSEADSKDLFASQQAKHPAEDVIMAIPGVPPLLSPLTSPPAAVPVTGCQPTSSSQFEQCKLLSPLHESPLTNMRDEQSCSETLEEPSIQLHKMHGAKYDGSELCKPIHDAKSNLPKKDIVLKHADSWTSLGKMATQTPCPIKSSKESFQQFRKVAMEKEERERARKLQMEAGREKSSADKSGLTQQLQKTKPDCPPSKPEVESAELPLMAAILDTPKPPEPSSLPQSAVDREREMARKREQERRRREAMSGVIDMTMQSDIMATFEKNLD
- the brdt gene encoding bromodomain testis-specific protein isoform X1, producing the protein MSDVKPPPNFTMNGNPPSPEFKNPKRPGRLTNQLQYLEKVVIKSLWRHQFSWPFRQPVDAVRLNLPDYYSIIKNPMDLSTIKKRLENNYYWKAMECIEDFNTMFTNCYVYNRSGDDIVLMAQALEKLFLEKVAKIPQDEFEISALTTKAPVKGGRKSTAVLKRPQSPVSEVVFQQTVTVIPPDALHSIPSAPLSAQLTAKLKNGVKRKADTTTPSASSITSCESSPCVTEPKVLKLFSRRGSGRPIKPPCKDLPESPPQHQVGRRTKLSERLKYCNAILKEMFAKKHSAYAWPFYKPVDAKALGLLDYHEIIHQPMDMSTIKKKMEGREYTDALQFAADVRLMFSNCYKYNPPGHEVVAMARKLQDVFEFRFTKIPDEPRNSAPSSSQNRVRKERAHSPSSSESSDSESSSPSENSSDTEDEEERAQRLASLEEQLKAVREQLQLLTQTPLLKPKKKEKSKKKRKKERESSKRKGDEMKKPAKIQKRSNSKSSGRKESRAYDSEEEMNTLPMSYEEKRQLSLDINKLPGDKLGKVVNIIKAREPLLRDTDPEEIEIDFETLKPSTLRALECYVVACLRKKPKESDKKKLQKKSKIKEADKELQHTNGESNVKNAKIEAEGESKELSRPSRLSDSSSSSASSDSSSSDSSSSDSCDSDSEQKAKRKQSKAPGNGHKIKNKASRQALAEVKDCSSSSVVTCQSRPASLVSEADSKDLFASQQAKHPAEDVIMAIPALHSRLPPQPSRPSGKAAPLPRKTWPAPLPLNLPPDQDIDPLCNTSATSPCKDDTTTPLKSSHVSVPPHTPTSLLSDPSFPHSPSLDPQVSQVGPPSPAAAAEPPLKSEQEGVPPLLSPLTSPPAAVPVTGCQPTSSSQFEQCKLLSPLHESPLTNMRDEQSCSETLEEPSIQLHKMHGAKYDGSELCKPIHDAKSNLPKKDIVLKHADSWTSLGKMATQTPCPIKSSKESFQQFRKVAMEKEERERARKLQMEAGREKSSADKSGLTQQLQKTKPDCPPSKPEVESAELPLMAAILDTPKPPEPSSLPQSAVDREREMARKREQERRRREAMSGVIDMTMQSDIMATFEKNLD